The stretch of DNA GCGGCGAGGACCTCGTCGCTCACGAGGAACGAATCGTGCGTGAGCAGCACGATCTCGTCGGGCGCCGACGAGCAGGCGGCCGCAACGACGAAGGCGACGGCGGCGAGCGCCAGCAGCCGCCTCATTCTCGGCCTCCATGCACGACCAGGAGCACCCCTCGTCTCACTCGAACGGAGGCGGCGGTCCCCATCAGCTCGTTGCTGATGCCTCTCGTCGATCCCGCCTCCAGGGTCTCGTTCTCGAGGGACCACCGCAGCCCTGTCGTGGTCACCCCGTGTGCGTCACCCGCAGCCGCCAGGAGCGAGACGGTGTCGCCGGCCGTTCCTTCGATGTGCACCGGCACCTCCTGCCTCGCCACCCGGATCCTGGTCCCGGCGACCCACCATTCCACATCGATCGTCGAGAAGCGCTCGGCCGTCAGCACGAGGGCGTTGCCGAGCAGGTGGTCGACCCGGCCGCCGTAGCCCCCGACGACGATGACCGATCGGCACTCCATCTGCAGTGCTCGGTCGAGAGCGAGCTCGATGTCCGTGGCGTCCTTGTCGGCCGGGTGGCGCTCGATCTCGGCTCCTGCCGACGCCGCCTCTTCCAGCATGGTCGGGTCGACGGAGTCCATGTCGCCGATCACGACCGTCGGGGCGACGCCGAGGACACGCGCCTGGGCGAGCCCCGAGTCCGCTGCGATCACCGCGGCCAGCTCCGGGAGCCGCGCCCTGAGCCGCCCGTCCGCCCTGTCGCCTCCCACGAGCACGAGGGCGACCGGCGAGGTGGCCTGCGAGATGCCATGGTGATCGTTCGGCGCTTGCGCTTCCACTCGCTTCCTCCGCTGGTATTACCCAGGTCAGGTTCCACGGGTCGGCTGCCTGTCGCCGGCAGCCCTCTCAGCTCGCCATCGAGCTCCCCGGGGTGGGACGCCTCCCATCGTACTCGTGCTTCGCCCGGAAATCCCCATCACGAAGCCGTTGACATGATGACATCAGTATGACATCATATCTATGTCAAGACGGAGTCAAGGGAGGAGTCGACGTGATCTGGTACAACAACCCCGACATGGTGAAGGCGATCCACGAGCAGATGACCCACGAGCGCATGCGGGCGGTCGAGCGTCGCAGGCTGCTGCGCCTCGTGATCGACCACGAGGAGCCGGCTGCCTGATGGACCTCACGGGTGTCATCGCGCAGGTCGAAGCCGCCGCCACCGCCCAGCTCGACTTGGCGTCAGGCGACCCTGCCGTCGAGGAGGCCGGGGCCGCCATCCTCGCCGCACTCGGCCCGGCGCTGCGCCAGGCAGCAATCCAACTGGCCGAGCTGGCGGCGATCGAGGTTGCGGCGCAGCTCGAGAGCATGTCGATCGACGTGGTGATCCGAGATGGCGAGCCGAGCCTCGTCGTACGGAGCACCGAGCCCGCCGCCCCATTCTCGGGCGACGACCTCGAGGCCCGCATCACGGTGAGGCTTCCCGAGCGGCTCAAGATGGAGCTCGAAGAGGCTGCGGGCGAGCTCGGTGACTCTGTCAACGCCTACGTCATCAAGCGTTTGGCAACGAGCTCTGGCGTGAAGCGACGCGGCAACCGCGTCACCAAGACGTTCAGGACATGACGGACCAGCGACAGGAGCTCGTGGTCGACGGCCCCGCCGTGCTCGACGTCACGACGTACTCGGGGGACATCGTTCTGTCCGACGGCCAAGAAGGCGTCCTGACGGTCCGCGTCTCGGGTAACGGCGCCGATCGCTTCACGATCGAGCAGCGAGGTAACGTCGTCGCCGTCGCACCCGACGGCGACGGAAGGGGCTTGGGGAGGCGAACCTCAGCGGGCGTGACGGCCGAGGTGCCGCGCCGAACCGAGGTCGAACTGCGGTCTTCGTCGGGCAACGTGATCGTGCAGACGACGGTCGGCAGCGCCAAGATCCAGGTCGCGAGCGGCGACGTCAAGATGCGCCAAACGACGGGTGACGTGTCCGTCAAGTCGGCGTCGGGCGATCTCTACCTCGGTTCCATCGGCGGAGCATTACGGGCCCAGTCGGCCTCGGGGGACGTTCGCGCCGACGACGTCGGCGGCGATTGCATGGCGCTCGTCGCCAGTGGGGACATCTTCATCGGATCCGTCGCCGGGCGGATCGACGTGAAGACTGCCAGCGGCGACGCCACGTTCCGGGACGTGCAGGGCGACGACTTCGTCGCCAAGACTCTCTCAGGCAACGTTCGCATCGGAGTACCGGGGCGACGCATCGTCGAGGTCGATCTCCACGCACTGTCCGGGTCGATCAAGAGCAACCTGACGGAGCGCGACTCCGGCGCCGCAGACAAGACCCTGACGATCACTGTGAACACGGTGTCCGGCGACGTCTATCTGCTCGACGCCTGACTGCCGGCTCACGCACCCGGCGGGTCCCCGGCGGACTCGATCCAATCGTCGACGTGCTGCCACGTCTCCAGCAGCCAGGCGACGCGCTCCTGGCGCGCCTTCGGGATGTCGGAAGCGGCGATTCGCCACAACTCGATGCGCACCGTGCGCCCGACGAGGCTCCCCGACCAGATGTCCCGCAGGGTCGCGAACCCACCGAGACCCTCGTGGGCGCAGACAACGACATCCGCACCGGAGTCGAGCAGCGTGAGGACGCCGCCGAGACGCGGTGGCATCACGTTGCGAAGCCGCGAGGCCGCCGCGTGCATCGCGGGGTCGGATGCGGCGAGGCGCTCGAGCGCCCTGGCCCTGCGCTCCTCGGAGAACCGGGTGCCTTCCGGGAAGATCAGCACCCCTTCGTCCTCTCGCAGCCCGACGGTCATCGCCTTGATGCGTCTCAGCTCGCCTCTCGGATCCTTGGAGTCCCTGTCGACGAAGTAGTTCGGGAGGCGGTTGCCGCCGACGTCCAACGCCGGCTGCCCGAGTAGCTCCTTCTTGATGATCCATCGCAGCTTGATGCCCGCCTGGTCCGTGAGCAAGACGGCGGGAAGGAGGTTGTCGATGATGCTGGCGTGACGGAACATGGCGATGATCGGGCCGGGGGCGGCATTCTCGAGCCCAACGACCCGCAGGTCGAGGTCGAACAGACGCTGCACGGCTCCGAGCAGGGTGCTCGCCCATTGGCATTGGACGGCCCAGCCACGATCGACCATCCATCGCTGCCTGGCTCCGAACCCTGCCGCCACCCACTGGCCGAAGAACCGGGTGATGCCCCACAGCTCGGCGGCCAGGTAGACCCAGGCGAACGCCACCATTCGCAGCGCCATCGCCGGCTTGCCGAAGAGAGCGAACCGGATGGCGTCGACGAGGGCGGCGAGGGCGGCCACCGCGGGAGCAGCAACGGTGAGCACCACGAAGAGCAGGACGGATCGCGGGATGGTGACGATCCTCCGCCTGAAGCGCTCGGAGCGAGATTCTTGGATGTCGGCCATCGGATCACAGCCAAGATAGGACGTCGGAAGCCCCCGTTCCGCCTGCGTTGGCGGTCGGCGGCGAGGTCCTCATGGTAATTTTCAGCACCCTCCCCCAGGTTGACCACCCCGCCATGGACAGCACACCGATCCGCGACTGGCCGCTCGATGGTGTCGACCGCCCGTTCGTGATCGGGATTGCGGGCGGCTCGGGATCCGGCAAGACGACGATCGCCGAGGTCGTCGTCGAGAGCGTCGGCTCGGGCGACGTCGTGCTCATCCCGCACGATGCGTACTACCGCCACGCCCCACACCTGCCGTTCGACGAGCGGACCAAGGTCAACTACGACCACCCGGACTCCCTCGAGACCGAGCTGCTCATCCACCACGTGGAGGAGCTGCGAGCGGGGAACGGCATCGACAGGCCGGTCTACGACTTCGCCGAGCACCTGCGGACGGCCGGCACGATCCGCATCGAGCCCAAGCCGGTCGTGCTGATCGAGGGGATCCTCGTGCTCGCCGAGCCGGAGCTCCGCAAGGTCATGGACCTCAAGATCTACATCGACACCGACGCCGACCTGCGTGTCCTGCGCAGGCTCGGGCGCGACCTCATCGAGCGGGGTCGCACCGTCGAGTCGGTGACCAAGCAGTACCTGGCGACCGTGCGGCCGATGCATCTGCAGTTCGTCGAACCTTCGAAGCGCTACGCCGACATCATCGTGCCGGAGGGTTACAACGAGGGCGCCGTCGGCACCGTCACGTCGATGATTCGCGACGTTCTCGCCGGGCGCTCAGTTCGGGCTCCAGTGACGCCACGAGGCGATCGACCACCGGAATGATCGAAGCGGCGAAGACGGCGTGGCCTTCGCCGCTGGCGTGGAACTGATCGGCGGCGAAGATCTCGGGGTCGCCACGGTCGAACCGCTCCCACAACGGTCCCCACGTCGTGCTCTTCAGCACGCCGGGATTACGGGCGGCCACCCTGGCGATCGCCCGGTCGAAGGCCCGGGCTCGCACCGTGCCGATCGATCGGACGAAGGTCGGTAGGCGCGGGATGGTGCCGATGTCTCCGACGCCGCACAGCCCCACCGCGGAGACCCGGGCGGCCAGGCGCCTCACCACGTCGTCGAGGTCGCGCTCGTAGACGGCGATCGTCGTGCCGCGCAACGCGTCGTTGGCACCCACCGATACGAGTGCGATGTCGGCGGGTGCTGCCAAAGCCGCCGACAGCTGGTCGCGCAGCACGTCGGACACCTTCGCCCCTCCGACTGCGACACTGCGGAGTCGGACGCGGTATCGGTCTGCGAGATGGTTGGCGACCCTGCGGGGCCAGGCGGCGTCGAGCGGCTCGACCCCCGGCGCGGTCACCGAGCTGTCGCCGAGGACGACGATGTCGATCGACGGTGCATCGTGGGCGCCGACCTCGACGCTCGGATCCTGGTTCTCGAGGCTCGGCAGGTCGGGCCTGTGCGCCGCGTACAGGATCTCGCCGAGCATCGAGCCTGCGCCGCGCAACGGCCCGCGTATCCTTTTTCGCTTGTGCACATCCATGAGGACCTCTCCGAGCGGCGAGTCTATTCCCCTCCCGGGAGGTCCTGGATGGATTGACTACTCGTCGCTCACCTGCCCGGATCGGCGACGGGGGCAGGCCCCGTCACGACGAACGTGACGCGAAGCTCGATCCGCGACTTGAACGGGTCGTTGCTGCGGAAGGTGACGATGCCGTGATACTCGCCTGGGGAGAGGGTCTTCGACTTGAGGATCACCTTCACCTTCTGGCGCTCGCCCACCGCCACAGATCCCGCGGCCGGCTTCACCTTGATCCACTTGGCGTCGAATCCCGCCAGCGGCAGCTGGGCGTTCCCGACGTCCGGGATCCAGTCGGTCGGACCGAAGAAGTTGCCGATGACGCCCGCCACGTTCATCGTGCCGGTAGGTGCGACGAATGCTCCGGTCGGTACCGCGAACTCGACGGTCGTCCCGTCGACGTTCGCCGGGCCTTCCGCGATGAGCTCGAACGTGATGAGGTCGACGAGGAACACGACGCCTTCACCGACTGCGAAGAGGTCGATGAGGTACTCGGCGCCGATTTCCTGCTCAGGCAGCCCGAAGAACTCCTCGCCGGGAACTCCGGTCGTCGGGTCCTGGTCGGCATCGATGAGGACGTACCCTGCGAACTCGCCGACCGGGTCGACCATCTGCATCGTCATGACGATGTCGGTGTCCGTGAATGCCGCGTCGAGCAGCGTCACGTCGGGTGGTTCGAGAGCATCACCGGCCGGGTCCTCGGCGATGATGGTGCGGACCATCCCGGTCGTGTCGAGCTTCGGCAGCGGCCCGGAAGGCCGCAGGTTCGACCTGCCCCATTGCACCGGGCTCACCCGGATTCCCGATGACAGCAGTCTGGCAAGGCGAGACCCTGCGGGATCGGCGCTGTCGGTCGCCGTCCAGTCGAGGGGAAGGGTTCCGGTGTTCTTCACGCGCACCTTCGCCTTCACCCTCTCGTTCGGTCCTGCAGTCGCTTCGATCGAACGCGGCCGGATCCTCGCCCGTGCCGCGTCGAGCTCGAACGAGACGTCGACGACCGAGTCCGGCGGCAGCGTGACGGCTGCCGACGCCGTTCCGTAGAGCGGTGCGCTCGCATCGACCGTGTAGTCGCCCGAGAGCATGTTCAGCTCGTACGTCCCGTTCGCCTCCGTCGTCGTGTGGCGTCCACCAGGGTTGGTCGTGATGCTGGCGCCGGCGACCGGCTTGCCGTTGTTCACGTTGGTGACCGTGCCGACGAGCTTGGCGTCGGTGACGACTCGATAGCGCAGAGCCATCCCGGGCGACACGCTTGCAGAGTTGAAGCTGTACTCGAGGGCGTCGGTCGACGTGTCGTCCTCGATGCCGATCGTGGCATTGCTCCCGTTGCCGAGGACGTCGACGCCGTCTCCGTACAGCATGTCGATCACGCCGTTCTCCCACAGCTTGATCTCGAAGCTGCCGGGTCCCTCGCCCGAAAGCAGGCTGACGTTCTCCCACTCGACGACGACGCCGTCTACGTCGCCGCTCGTCAGGAACTGGTAGTCGATCGAAGCGTCACCGTCGATGAGCAGGTCCGTCCACAAGACATACGCCGCCGCGCTCGGGTCGAATCCGTCCGGGATCGGCCTGTGGAAGAAGTCGCTGAAGAACGGGTTGAGCAGGGCCACGTAGCCGTTCGTGTCGACGTAGAGCGTGTCGTACGTCTGACCGTAGTACTCGACCTCGAAGGGGAGGCGGAGCCTCCCGAACGAGTCGTCGCCGAAGAGCGCCGTCTGATTCTGAGCGTCGACCCACTGGAATGCGATCTCCTCGCAGCCGTGCCCGAACAGGTCGAGCTTCGGCTGCACGACGATCGACACCGGAGGCGTGCCCGGTCCGGCCACGTCGACGGTTGCAGGATCCGCCGCATCGCAGCCGATCACATGGGCCACGATCTCGTACGAGCCGGCCGGGAGCTCGAACGAGAAGCTCCCGCCCGAGTCGGTCACCACAGGATCGAGGGGCGTCCCGGTGACGCTGACGTCGATGCCTGCAAGGGGTGCCCCGCCGCGGCGCGTCACCGTGCCGGAGACGGTGAACCGGGGAGCTGCGTCGAGGGCAACGTCCACGGTCGTCGTCTCGTCCTTGACGACGGCCACTCCGGTGACCGTCGCCGACAGGTAGCCGAACGCTTCGACTGTGAGGTCATATGTGCCCTCGGGGAGCAGGACGGTGAACCGCCCGTCCTCGTCCGTCGGTAAGCCGGAGACGAGGCTGCCGTCGTCGATCGTGATCGTGGCGTGCTCGATGGGCTGCGAGGTGGCCGAGTCGGTCACCGTCCCGGTGAGCGTGCCGCCGTCGCGCGCCACGAGCGACGCCAGCGCGGCGTCGATCCGGCCATCGCCGTAGACGTTGTTCGGGTCCCCACTCGGGTCCCCGCCGCAGGTGTCGTCGAGGATGTCGTGCGCCGTCGACTCGAGGATGTCGATCGCCGTTGCCGTGTCGGCTTTCAACGTGGGATTGGCGCTCATGATCAACGCCAGGGTCCCCGTCGTGTGCGGCGCCGCCATCGACGTGCCCGAGAACGATGCGAATCCGTCGCCTGGGACGGAGGACACGACGTCGACTCCCGGTGCGGTCACGTTCGGGTTGACCTTTCCGAACGCCGAGGGCCCGCGGCCCGAGAAGTCGGCGATCAGGTCGTCGATGTCGGTGGCGCCGGCGCTGACGACGTTGTTGTAGTCGCCCGGCGACCCTCCCTGTTCGCAGTCGGGCCCCGGGTTCCCGGAGGCGAAGACCGGGACGATGCCTGCTGCGACCCACGCATCGACGATGTCCTGGTAGAACGGGTCGCCCGGTCCTCCCGACCATGAGTTGTTCACGATGTTCGGGGCCCTCGACGGATCGGGGTTTGCCCCGGTCAGGTCGGTCGGGGCGAGCATGAACTGCCCGGACGAGAGCAGGGCAGACTCGGAGCAGGAGAAGTCCTCGCATCCCTTGGCGGCGATCCAGGTGGCGCCGGGAGCAACGCCGACGTCCATGACGTACGGCCCCGGTCCGTCACCACCGACGGCGGTACCCATCGTGTGGGTTCCGTGCCCGTCGGGATCGGGGCATGGCACTGGACCGCACAGCCCGGTCGGGTCCCACCAGTTGTAGTTGTGGTCGAACGTCCCCCCACCGAGGTTGCCGCGGTAGTTGTCCACCAGGGCGGAGTGGGTGTGCTCGACGCCGCCGTCGATACCGCCGACGACGACACCCTGTCCGAGAATGCCCTCGGCCCACGCCTCGTCTGCGCCGATCTTCTCGATCCCCCACTCGGGTGTTGCGGCCGCCTTCGAGATGGCGACGGGCCGCAGCCGCGGGTAGAGACGCTCATGGCGCACTCGGGCGACGCCGTCGATCCCGGCGATGGAGTCTGCCAGCGCTCTGGTCCCTTCGAAGACCAACTCGTTGCGGAGCCAGAATCCCTCGAACTCGGCCCCGGCTCCCCGCAACGCGTCGATCACGGTGGCCTGGGAGCGCTCCGCGACCCGCACCAGCCTGGCGCGCACCGCGGTGATCCTGTCGACCCTGTCGGCGATGCGAGAGGTCGGTGTGAGGTCGGCGGAATCCTCGAACTCGACGACCCAGCGTGGGCCCTTGGCGACGTCGGACGAAGCGGTCTCGAATGGGCCGGTCGAGTCTGTCGACATGACGGTGAACTCGTCGTCCGCCAGTGCGATGACCGGAGTGACCGTCGCGGCCAAGGTGAGTGCGACGACGAACAGCAGCGCGAGCTTGCGCATCCTGGAGGTTCCTTCCTAATGCGACCCCCGGAGGGGTCCCCGTCCACGGTGCCGTCGGGCACCACCTCGTGGTCGGCTCAGGGCCTCCTCACCCAGTGCCGGCTCCCCCGATCAACCATTACACGCGCGATTCTACCGGTTCGCGAAATGTCGCGGAATGGTGAGGTTTTCCCACTCTGGGCGCGTGGAGGCCCCGCACCGGTCAGACATTGAAGCGGAAGTGGACGACGTCGCCCTCGGCGACGACGTAGTCCTTCCCTTCGAGGCGCCACCGACCGGCTTCCTTGGCACCCGCCTCCCCGCCGAACGCGATGAAGTCGTCGTATGCGACCACCTCGGCCCTGATGAACCCCTTGGCGAAGTCGGTGTGGATGGATCCGGCTGCGTCGACGGCGGTCGCCCCGGCGTGAACCGTCCACGCCCGGACCTCCTTCTCCCCGGCGGTGAAAAAGGTCCGCAGTCCCAGCAGCCGGTAAGCGGCGCGGACAACCCGGTCGAGGCCCGGCTCGTCCCACCCGAGGTCGCCGAGCAGCTCGTCGCGGTCTGCGCCGTCGAGGTCGGCCAGCTCCGCTTCGATCCCCGCAGCGATCACCACTACTTCTGCGCCCTCGGCAGCGGCACGCTCCGCCACCGCGCCGGCGAGCGGGTCATCGTCCGTCGCGTCGTCGTCGACATTGGCGACGTAGAGGGTCGGCTTGAGGGTGAGGAGGTGGAGCTCGGCGAGCACGACGCCATCGGCCGGCCCGAGGGTGAGCGAGCGAACCGGCTTCCCGTCGCCCAGGTGGGCATGGGCTCGCTGCAGTACCCCCACCGCCTTGGCGGCGGCGGTGTCCCCTGCCCTGGCGCGCCGCGCCAATCGGTCGAGCGCCTTCTCGACCGTGGCGAGGTCGGCGAGTGCCAGCTCCGTGGCGATGGTCTCGATGTCGCCGATCGGGTCGACCTTCCCTCCCAGGTGGACGACGTCCGGGTCGTGGAAACACCTCACGACGTGGGCGACGGCGTCCACCTCTCTGATGTGGGCGAGGAACTGGTTGCCGAGACCCTCACCGGTGGAAGCTCCCGAGACGAGGCCGGCGATGTCGGTGAACTCGATGGCCGTCGGGACGATCGACCGGGGATGCACGATGGCGGCGATCGCCGCCAGGCGACCGTCCGGCACGACGGCGATCCCGACGTTGGGCTCGATGGTCGCGAACGGGTAGTTCTCGGCGGTGACGCCCGCCGATGTGAGCGCGTTGAACAACGTCGACTTGCCGACGTTGGGGAGACCGACGATGCCGCACGTGATGCCCATGGAGGCCAGGAGACTACGTGCGCCGTCAGGCCGTCCATCCGCCGATCACCACCAACAGGAGCGAGCACGCGCGCCGGTTTCGTTCCGGTAGCGTGCCGTCGTGCATCACGCGAGACGTGCGCTGGTCTTGACCGTGGTGATGGCGGCCGTTGCGCTGGTGGGGGCGCCCGCGTCGGCCATCGGAGGCTCGGCCATCCCTGTCGGCTATGCCCTGTGCTCCGCTGAGGGTGACGCAACGGGTTTCGTCTGGTACGCCGACGACGTGAGCCTCGGCACGACGCGTCAGCGGTTCCTCGTCCACGATGGCGTCGTGTATCCCGCCCGCGTCGACGATTGCGCGGCGGCAGTCGCCTGCCTCGAGCTCGAGCCGGCGGCGAGTGGCAAGCTGGCGACGATCGTTGGGACGAGTGCTGCGGATGTGTTGCTCGGAACGCCGGGCCCAGACCTGATCGTGGGCGGCGCCGGAGACGACGAGATCGACGGGAGGGGCGGCGGCGACCTCGTCTGTGGAGAGGGCGGGGACGATCGCTTGCGAGGGGGCGGGGGTCCTGATGTGCTCTTCGGCGGCTATGGCGACGACGTCATGTTCGGCGAAGCGGGCGCAGACGTCATCTTCGGCGGAGACGGGCTCGACGCAGCCTTCGGGGGAGGTGGCGACGATGTCGTGCGCGGGTCGGCGGGCAGCGATGCCCTCTACGGCGGATCGGGCGACGACCTGGTCCGCGGAGGAGGCGGGGCAGACGCCTGCTTCGGGCAGGCGGGCCACGACCGCTCGACGAGCTGCCGGGTGCGCCGGCAGGGGTCCGTGGCCTACGGCCGGGCGCCGTACGTCGGGTTCGAGGTCGTCGTCGACGACGGTGTCGACGTCCCCGTGGAGCTCATGGCGGGCTGGGTCGATCGCACGCTCGGGGACGCCAGGAGCTGGGTCGCAGAGGGCGACGTCGGGTTGAAGCGGCTCCGGGAAGGGGGCGCCATGACCATCATCCTGGCGACCCCCTCGACCGTCGATCGGCTGTGCGCGCCGCTCGACACGGGCGGCTACTACTCGTGCCGCAACGGCCGCTGGGTCGCGATCAACATCGACCGCTGGCAGACGGCGACGAGTTGGTGGACCGCAGGCCTGACGGTGTACAGGCAGTACGTGGTCAACCACGAGGTCGGGCACTTCCTTGGGCACGGGCACGTGTCGTGCCCGGGCGCCGGCCGCATCGCCCCCGTGATGATGCAACAGACGAAAGGCCTCGACGGCTGCATCGCCAACGGATGGCCCTATCCGTGATCTCTCCCAGGTAGGGTCTGGGCCATGAGCCCACAGCAGCTCGCCGACCTGCTCGTCGCCACGGGAAGGGCCCATCACGACGCCTTCATCGACACGGATGGATTCGATCCCGACTGGCCATCCTGGTATGCGAACCACCTCGAGGAGGAGTTGCGCCTCGGCGGATACCGGGGGACGAAAGATGAGCTGGCAGAGCTCCTCGTAGAGCAGGATCAGGCCGTGCGAGGCGCTGGTCGGCAGGAGGACTGGGCCCGCGCCTACGCCGAGCATCTCTGGCCAGTGCTGCATGGATCGTGATCGCCTCGTCAAGCTGATCGAATCGAGTGACCTCGACGGCCTCGTGAGGTTCACCGACGGCTTGGTCGCCGCCCAGGAGTGGGCCGGCCTCGTCGAGCTGCGCGAGCGCTGCATGGAGGCCAACGAGCGCGGCAAGCAGGTGTGGGGAGCCGCCCACTTCGCCGAGTACCGGCTCGCCCTCCACTCGCCTCCGCCTTACTGCGTCGACGTGTTGCGCCCCAACGCGGGTCGCTTCGCCCTCGGCCCGCTGTGGGAGGTGGCGGCCTCGACGCACACGTGGGCCGAGCTGTCGGGCGTCGACGATGCGAGGTTGCGGACGTTGATCGGTCACGAGCGAGCGATACGCGGCGATCAGGTCCCGTCCGAGGTCGCCGACCGCCACGTCGTCGACGCGCCCCTCGGGCTCGAGAAGTGGGAGCCGCCGTACCCCGTCGCCGTCTACCGGTCCGACAAGGCCGACTTCCCCGAGTTGGATCACCCGACCCTGGCATGGGTGGAGCTGCCCGTCGAGCACGCCGCCGAAGCGGTCGAGTCGGCGGCCGTGGAGGCGCTCCTCGATCTCGTGCGTCCATGGATGGAGGAGTCGAACGGTCGGGCAGAGGCGGTCTGCGTCGAGGGGAACCACCTGGACGCCATCAGGGAGCTCGGTCCCGGCCGGGTGCGGATCGCTCGGGTCGATCCCGCCAGGGCGCTCGGGGCGATGGTCTGGGCCGGGGCGAGCGGCGGCGCCCATGGCAGGCGCAGAGGGACACCGGTTGGCAGGGGGCTGGCGTGGTTCGCGCTCGGAGCCCTCCTCGGACTCGAGGACGACTGGCCCGTCGAGGGCGATGAGCTCGGCGACGGCCTCGCCGAGCTCGAGTGGCATCTCTGGGATCCGGGGGACCAGGCCGGCGGGTGGGGTTTCCACCTGGCGGTCGTCGACCCGGAAGACGCCCTCGCCTGGGCGGTCACCGCCGTGGACGCCCCCTGACGACGCGTCGCCGCCCCCCTCCCTGGCGCGCTTCCGTTCTTGCGTACCACCATCGCACATGTGCGACCGTGGTACGCCAGAGCGCCCACACTCTCAGACGAGCGGCGCTACCTCTTCGGCGAGCCGATCCATGACCTCCACCTGGCGCTCGTAGCCGAGGGTCGGGAAGTAGGAACGGGCGACGAACCTCACGGGTACCCCGGCCGACTCACGGATCTCGTTGAGCGTGTCGACGATCTGCTGCGACGAGCCGACGGTGACGGCCCGGGCGATGAGTCGGGACCGGGTTGCCTCGCCGGGCGGCGGGGCGGCCGGCGGAGGACCCTGGCGCCTCGTCGACGCCTCCATGTCGGTGTACTTCCACGAGAGGTGCCACAGGTGCTCACCGATCTCGTCCCATCCGGTGTCCTCGTCCGCCGCCGGGTACAAGATGGAGTAGTGGTACCAGTCGAATGTCGCCGGGTCCCGCCCGATCGATTCGAGCTCGTCGGTCGCCCAGTCGACCTGCTGCCTGAACTTGGCGGCCGGTGCGTTTGCGAACAGGCCGTCGGACTTGCGAGCCGCCCGCCGTATCGCCGCCTCCGCACTACCCCCGATGAGGATCGGGATCCTGGCCTGCGGGGTCGGGCGCACGCCGACGAGTGGCACGTCGTACTGCCGGCCGTGGTGCTCGAACGGCTCGCCGCTCCACGCCTTCGGCAGTATGTCGAGGATCTCGTCCATGGCCCTGCCCCGCCCGGCGATCTCGGCGCCGAGCGCCGCGAACTCCGACTCGACCCAGCCGAGGCCGAGCCCCAGGACGAGCCGGCCCTTGCTGATGAGCTGGACGGTGGCGGCATCCTCTGCGAGCCGGAGCGGATGGTGGAGGGGAGCGAGCACCACTCCCGATCCGAGCGCGATGGTCGACGTCCTCGCCGCCATCGCCGCCATCGTCACCAGCAGCGACGGCATGTATCCGTCGTCTATGAAGTGGTGCTCCGTCGTCCAGACGGAGTCGTACCCTGCCGTCTCGGCGTGCACGGCCAGGCGCAGCGTCTCGTCGTATGCCCGCTCCCAGTCCGGAGGCGCGCCTGGATCGATCTGGGCCGAGAGCAGCCCGAAGCCGAGAGCCATGGTCCGTCAGCCGGCTTTGAGCGTCGGTGCCACGGACT from Acidimicrobiia bacterium encodes:
- a CDS encoding LLM class flavin-dependent oxidoreductase is translated as MALGFGLLSAQIDPGAPPDWERAYDETLRLAVHAETAGYDSVWTTEHHFIDDGYMPSLLVTMAAMAARTSTIALGSGVVLAPLHHPLRLAEDAATVQLISKGRLVLGLGLGWVESEFAALGAEIAGRGRAMDEILDILPKAWSGEPFEHHGRQYDVPLVGVRPTPQARIPILIGGSAEAAIRRAARKSDGLFANAPAAKFRQQVDWATDELESIGRDPATFDWYHYSILYPAADEDTGWDEIGEHLWHLSWKYTDMEASTRRQGPPPAAPPPGEATRSRLIARAVTVGSSQQIVDTLNEIRESAGVPVRFVARSYFPTLGYERQVEVMDRLAEEVAPLV